A genomic region of Megalobrama amblycephala isolate DHTTF-2021 linkage group LG6, ASM1881202v1, whole genome shotgun sequence contains the following coding sequences:
- the fancb gene encoding Fanconi anemia group B protein encodes MAAERLIEMLSFGGDVLVFQCKSLSSKSRDHRKGSEVSFCSLSFNRDSQVFSIRERQTQPMHRDGSAETALVHCASAEDVQQRHKVPCVLLKLCKKRTSAFKYMLYSVCTSTEGKLHAEFALPYEMRENISILQGPTLVWSHENAVFYASSRTGGVKEVPVPMTVKFIGELPLHQRKLMIYGTQSDVKNILYFIDEEEESCNAACLVPDAYSAVIQCMMVFSAEEVGGSFKSAVLAATSMKQLVCFENGLPRDVCPLPYEQPLNIRLVHTLKNDCLVVVTFSQGNVCAVWKHTFQVASCWTGVRQLLVDDFVGCGTDQMLLVFEERDSSGELLSNFLLTDLCGITYSCGRSDVLNTSDAAQENFLLTVHALESRLQSGLNFLEDLQRDVEVKDRLILQSLVALTDLVSGREHVIFPPEQEGLVSLWDEEDDDDDAGDEEHDGMQTECAEALLNVDRVWQRVIGQSLIVGVVLRPTNNTSVRNISASVVVDSCQTGAAPVMSTKILRFPASVAHGPSAAKKIRRSDCSADGDGCVSRLALVAVTDVAPLLTSGCITCPIMLHYSTKESSGSPPGDCARVSHYCGQISVDLRDISTGKLHPRLLQDSKLNTEEAREDLLSLMAVLDVWFFLVECWDHTLADVQGWLQESLRVERLDVDLRFTADPSDVRLFRWEQKSPFQAVLSVRCRDDLRLLQFLHSLCDFLPASHHIQLLESPRSRGSDLAQTLETEIHTIMQDVSSVLQRGEGQTTGQEESDATSEPLQRLREEWQRERGRYHNRLRPLVDATPYSRLVERLIDTQLDADEVALMEASRL; translated from the exons ATGGCAGCAGAGCGGCTCATCGAAATGCTCTCGTTTGGAGGAGATGTGCTGGTTTTCCAGTGCAAGAGTTTAAGCTCAAAAAGCCGAGATCATCGTAAAGGCTCGGAGGTTTCCTTCTGCAGTCTGTCCTTCAACCGAGACTCGCAGGTCTTCTCCATCAGAGAGCGTCAAACACAGCCGATGCACAGGGACGGCTCTGCCGAGACGGCCCTCGTTCACTGCGCCTCTGCTGAGGATGTGCAACAGAGACACAAAGTGCCGTGTGTCCTGCTGAAACTGTGCAAGAAGAGGACGTCTGCGTTCAAATACATGCTTTACTCCGTATGCACCTCCACCGAGGGAAAGCTTCACGCTGAGTTTGCGTTGCCATACGAGATGAGAGAGAACATCTCAATACTGCAGGGCCCCACGTTGGTTTGGAGTCACGAAAACGCTGTTTTTTATGCATCCTCACGGACCGGCGGTGTGAAGGAAGTACCAGTTCCCATGACCGTCAAGTTTATTGGCGAACTTCCTCTGCATCAGAGAAAACTAATGATTTATGGCACCCAAAGTGATGTGAAAAACATACTGTATTTCATAGACGAAGAAGAAGAGTCCTGTAACGCTGCATGTCTTGTGCCGGACGCTTACAGCGCTGTGATCCAGTGCATGATGGTTTTCTCCGCTGAAGAAGTCGGCGGCTCTTTTAAATCAGCTGTTCTGGCGGCCACAAGTATGAAACAGCTGGTTTGTTTTGAGAATGGTCTTCCTCGGGATGTTTGCCCTCTTCCTTACGAGCAGCCGCTGAATATTCGTCTGGTTCACACTCTGAAGAACGACTGCCTCGTCGTCGTGACCTTCAGTCAGGGTAACGTCTGCGCTGTGTGGAAACACACTTTCCAG GTGGCGTCGTGTTGGACAGGAGTGCGTCAGCTGCTCGTCGATGACTTCGTGGGATGCGGGACGGATCAGATGCTGCTCGTGTTCGAGGAACGGGATTCATCTGGAGAGCTGCTCAGCAACTTCCTGCTCACGGATCTGTGCGGCATCACTTACTCT TGTGGACGATCAGACGTCCTGAACACATCCGACGCAGCGCAGGAGAACTTCCTCCTCACAGTTCACGCTTTAGAATCCAGACTGCAG AGCGGCCTGAACTTCCTTGAAGACCTTCAGAGAGACGTGGAGGTCAAAGACAGACTCATACTGCAGTCATTAGTGGCCTTGACTGACCTGGTGTCCGGCAGAGAACATGTGATATTCCCTCCAGAACAG GAAGGGCTTGTTTCTCTGTGGGAtgaagaagatgatgatgatgatgctggAGATGAAGAGCATGATGGGATGCAGACTGAATGTGCTGAAGCTCTTCTGAACGTGGACAGAGTTTGGCAGAGAGTCATTGGACAGAGTTTGATCGTCGGTGTCGTTCTGAGACCCACAAATAACAC GTCTGTAAGGAATATCAGCGCTTCAGTCGTGGTGGACTCTTGTCAAACTGGAGCCGCTCCCGTTATGAGCACTAAAATCCTGCGGTTTCCGGCGTCTGTCGCTCACGGCCCGTCTGCTGCGAAGAAGATCAGACGCTCTGATTGTTCTGCTGATGGCGACGGCTGCGTATCAAGACTTGCCCTGGTCGCCGTCACTGATGTGGCTCCTTTATTAACCTCGGGCTGCATCACATGTCCCATCATGCTCCATTACAGCACTAAAGAATCATCCGGATCCCCTCCTGGAGATTGCGCTCGGGTTTCTCACTACTGCGGGCAAATCTCAGTGGATCTAAGAGATATTTCCACGGGGAAGCTTCATCCACGACTGTTGCAGGACAGCAAACTCAACACAG AGGAGGCCAGAGAGGACCTGCTCAGTCTGATGGCGGTGCTGGACGTGTGGTTTTTCCTCGTGGAGTGTTGGGATCACACGCTGGCGGACGTTCAGGGCTGGTTGCAGGAGTCGCTGCGAGTGGAGCGGCTGGACGTCGACCTGCGGTTCACCGCAGACCCGTCTGACGTCAGGCTCTTCCGCTGGGAGCAGAAATCACCGTTTCAGGCCGTGTTGAGCGTCCGGTGCAG GGACGACCTGCGTTTGCTGCAGTTCCTGCACTCGCTGTGTGACTTCCTGCCTGCGTCGCATCACATCCAGCTGCTGGAGAGCCCGCGGTCACGCGGATCAGATCTGGCTCAGACTCTGGAGACAGAGATACACACTATAATGCAGGACGTGTCGTCCGTGCTCCAGCGTGGGGAGGGACAAACGACAGGACAGGAGGAATCGGACGCCACCTCAGAGCCGCTCCAGAGACTGAGGGAGGAGTGGCAGAGGGAACGGGGGCGGTACCACAACAGGCTCCGCCCCCTAGTGGACGCCACACCCTACAGCAGACTCGTGGAGCGGCTGATTGACACGCAGCTGGACGCTGATGAAGTCGCTCTGATGGAAGCGTCTCGTCTGTAG